In a genomic window of Octadecabacter temperatus:
- the acnA gene encoding aconitate hydratase AcnA: MPITVGHDSAKTRKTLKVGDQSFAYYSIPAATDAGLGDFSKLPAALKVVLENMLRFEDGKTVSVDDIKAFAEWGAQGGKNPREIAYRPARVLMQDFTGVPAVVDLAAMRDGIVALGGDAQQINPLNPVDLVIDHSVMIDEFGNPRAFQMNVDREYERNLERYTFLKWGQSAFSNFRVVPPGTGICHQVNLEYLSQTVWTDMDQDGVEVAYPDTLVGTDSHTTMVNGVAVLGWGVGGIEAEASMLGQPISMLIPEVVGFKLTGEMMEGTTGTDLVLKVVEMLRAHGVVSKFVEFYGDGLDTLPLADRATIANMAPEYGATCGFFPIDNETLRYLRNTGRDEDRIALVETYAKENGFWRGADYDPVYTSTLELDMGTIVPAISGPKRPQDYVALDTAQVEFRREMEETFKRPLDKEVPVTGEDYTMESGKVVIASITSCTNTSNPYVMIGAGLVARKAAALGLTRKPWVKTSLAPGSQVVSAYLEAAGLQTDLDALGFNLVGYGCTTCIGNSGPLQKEISAAIHEGDLVATSVLSGNRNFEGRISPDVRANYLASPPLVVAYAIAGTMDINLASHPLGDDKDGNPVYLKDIWPTTAEIAELVEKTVTREAFQSKYADVFKGDEKWQSVDTTDAETYDWPAQSTYIQNPPYFQGMSKDPGVISNINDAKVLAVLGDMITTDHISPAGSFAESSPAGQYLIERQVPVREFNSYGSRRGNHEVMMRGTFANIRIKNEMLDGVEGGYTKGPDGKQTSIFDAAMAYQAAGTPTVIFGGEQYGAGSSRDWAAKGTNLLGVKAVIAESFERIHRSNLVGMGVIPFEFTNGDSRKTLSLTGEETVSISGLDAVTPLQEVPATITMADGTVKAITLKCRIDTAIEIEYIEHGGVLHYVLRNLAKEA; the protein is encoded by the coding sequence ATGCCCATCACAGTTGGACACGACAGCGCAAAGACACGCAAAACCCTTAAGGTTGGGGACCAGTCGTTTGCGTATTATTCTATTCCTGCGGCGACGGATGCAGGTCTTGGTGACTTTTCCAAACTGCCCGCCGCGCTGAAAGTGGTGTTGGAAAATATGCTGCGCTTTGAGGATGGCAAAACGGTTTCTGTGGATGACATCAAAGCCTTCGCAGAATGGGGCGCACAGGGTGGCAAGAACCCTCGCGAGATTGCCTATCGCCCTGCCCGCGTTTTGATGCAAGATTTCACGGGCGTTCCAGCAGTTGTTGACCTCGCCGCGATGCGCGACGGGATTGTGGCGCTTGGCGGTGATGCGCAGCAGATCAACCCTTTGAACCCTGTTGATTTGGTTATCGACCATTCCGTTATGATTGACGAATTCGGCAATCCGCGTGCGTTTCAGATGAACGTGGACCGCGAATACGAACGCAACCTCGAACGCTACACCTTCCTGAAATGGGGCCAGTCCGCGTTTTCAAACTTCCGCGTGGTGCCACCCGGTACGGGTATTTGCCACCAAGTGAACCTCGAATACCTCAGCCAAACCGTCTGGACCGATATGGACCAAGACGGCGTTGAAGTGGCCTATCCTGACACGCTTGTTGGCACGGACAGCCACACGACAATGGTTAACGGCGTGGCTGTGCTGGGTTGGGGCGTCGGCGGGATCGAGGCCGAGGCATCAATGCTTGGGCAACCGATTTCAATGCTGATCCCTGAAGTTGTTGGTTTCAAGCTGACGGGTGAAATGATGGAAGGCACGACAGGCACGGATTTGGTGCTAAAAGTCGTTGAAATGCTACGTGCCCACGGCGTTGTATCCAAATTCGTCGAATTTTACGGTGATGGCTTGGATACCCTACCGCTTGCCGATCGCGCGACAATCGCAAACATGGCACCGGAGTACGGCGCGACCTGTGGCTTCTTCCCGATCGACAATGAAACCCTTCGCTACCTGCGCAACACAGGCCGCGACGAGGACCGCATTGCATTGGTCGAAACCTACGCAAAGGAAAACGGGTTCTGGCGCGGGGCAGATTACGACCCTGTCTATACCTCAACGCTTGAACTGGACATGGGCACCATCGTCCCTGCGATCTCTGGCCCAAAACGTCCACAAGACTACGTGGCACTAGACACAGCGCAGGTCGAGTTTCGGCGCGAAATGGAAGAAACATTCAAGCGCCCGTTAGACAAAGAAGTTCCCGTCACGGGCGAAGATTACACGATGGAATCCGGCAAGGTCGTCATTGCGTCCATCACGTCCTGCACCAACACATCCAACCCCTACGTCATGATCGGCGCGGGCCTTGTGGCACGTAAAGCGGCAGCATTGGGTCTGACGCGAAAGCCTTGGGTAAAAACTTCCCTCGCGCCAGGGTCGCAAGTCGTGTCAGCATACCTTGAGGCCGCAGGCCTGCAAACCGACCTCGACGCACTTGGCTTCAACCTTGTCGGCTACGGCTGTACCACCTGCATCGGCAATTCGGGCCCGCTGCAAAAGGAAATCAGCGCGGCGATCCATGAAGGTGACCTCGTGGCGACATCCGTTTTATCAGGTAACCGCAACTTTGAAGGACGCATTTCCCCTGATGTGCGTGCCAACTACCTCGCTTCGCCGCCCCTCGTTGTGGCTTATGCCATAGCGGGGACGATGGACATCAACCTCGCGTCTCATCCCTTGGGCGACGACAAAGACGGCAACCCCGTCTACCTGAAGGACATTTGGCCTACGACCGCTGAAATCGCTGAACTGGTGGAAAAAACCGTCACCCGCGAGGCGTTCCAATCCAAATACGCGGACGTGTTCAAGGGCGACGAAAAGTGGCAAAGCGTCGACACCACAGACGCCGAAACCTACGACTGGCCTGCCCAATCCACCTACATCCAGAACCCGCCTTACTTCCAAGGCATGTCCAAAGACCCGGGTGTTATTTCCAACATCAACGATGCCAAGGTACTGGCCGTTTTGGGCGACATGATCACGACCGACCACATCTCACCTGCTGGGTCTTTCGCCGAAAGTTCACCGGCGGGGCAGTACCTGATTGAACGTCAGGTGCCCGTGCGCGAATTCAACTCTTATGGGTCGCGCCGTGGCAACCACGAGGTCATGATGCGCGGTACCTTCGCCAACATCCGCATCAAGAACGAAATGCTGGACGGCGTCGAAGGCGGCTACACCAAAGGGCCGGACGGTAAACAAACGTCAATCTTTGACGCGGCAATGGCCTACCAAGCGGCCGGCACACCGACCGTCATTTTCGGCGGTGAACAATACGGCGCAGGATCATCGCGCGACTGGGCTGCCAAGGGCACCAACCTTCTGGGCGTCAAAGCCGTGATTGCCGAGAGTTTTGAGCGTATCCACCGTTCAAACCTCGTTGGCATGGGGGTCATCCCGTTTGAATTCACCAATGGTGACAGCCGCAAGACCCTTAGCCTGACAGGTGAAGAAACGGTTTCGATCTCTGGTCTTGATGCGGTTACCCCCCTGCAAGAAGTTCCCGCAACGATCACGATGGCGGACGGAACGGTGAAAGCCATCACCCTCAAATGCCGGATCGATACCGCGATTGAGATTGAATACATCGAACACGGTGGCGTCTTGCACTATGTTCTGCGTAATCTCGCCAAAGAAGCCTGA
- a CDS encoding dimethylarginine dimethylaminohydrolase family protein has protein sequence MTHPSFEFTHALSRVPAQSVTDGLRASDQGDPDPMAFAAEHGAYIAALREAGCVVNVLPSDEAFPDSVFIEDPALVLNGTAIVLRPGAETRLGEAAALRPALLEHMNDVVDLKTDGYVDGGDILCTDDRVLLGLSARTNVQGAEDLRPIVESLGYTLEVLQTPPEILHFKTESSLLDEGTVLATPALAASGAFKGLNVIETVAGEEAAANAIRVNDFVFLSAGHPKTAEKLEKAGYSLKVLNTSQAALVDGGLSCMSLRYSR, from the coding sequence ATGACGCACCCAAGTTTTGAATTCACCCACGCGCTAAGCCGTGTTCCTGCCCAGTCGGTTACTGATGGGCTACGTGCAAGCGATCAAGGCGATCCAGACCCGATGGCGTTTGCGGCTGAACACGGGGCCTATATCGCGGCCCTGCGTGAGGCCGGTTGCGTCGTGAATGTTTTGCCTTCCGATGAAGCATTCCCCGATTCTGTCTTTATCGAAGACCCTGCCTTGGTGTTGAACGGAACAGCGATTGTCCTGCGACCGGGTGCAGAAACCCGCCTTGGCGAAGCGGCAGCGCTTCGGCCCGCGCTTTTGGAACATATGAACGATGTCGTTGATCTAAAGACAGATGGGTATGTCGATGGCGGCGACATTTTGTGCACGGATGACCGCGTTTTGTTGGGGTTGTCGGCACGCACGAATGTGCAAGGGGCCGAAGACCTGCGCCCAATCGTTGAGAGCTTGGGTTACACGCTTGAGGTTCTGCAAACGCCACCTGAAATCCTGCACTTCAAAACCGAAAGCTCGCTTTTGGACGAAGGAACTGTGTTGGCCACACCCGCCCTCGCCGCGTCCGGTGCTTTCAAAGGATTGAACGTCATTGAAACCGTTGCGGGCGAAGAAGCCGCAGCCAACGCGATCCGCGTGAATGATTTTGTGTTCTTGTCAGCAGGCCATCCGAAAACGGCTGAAAAGCTGGAAAAGGCGGGCTATTCTTTGAAGGTGTTGAACACTAGCCAAGCCGCGCTTGTGGATGGTGGCCTCAGCTGCATGTCACTTCGCTATAGCCGCTAA
- a CDS encoding DsbE family thiol:disulfide interchange protein: MSKLMLVPVVTFAAIGGVFAAGMFFGQGEELPSALIGQPAPAVEVAEIDGLTPFTDAMLRDGEVKIVNFWASWCAPCRIEHPNLETLADEGIPIYGVNYKDFDANAVAFLNDLGDPYAAVGADPRGDHAIDWGVYGVPETFLVDGDGTILLRMASPVTQRELANRLRPALDAALAN, translated from the coding sequence ATGTCTAAGCTGATGCTGGTTCCTGTTGTAACGTTCGCCGCAATCGGTGGCGTCTTCGCGGCCGGCATGTTTTTCGGGCAGGGCGAAGAGCTACCTTCAGCCTTGATCGGGCAACCAGCCCCAGCAGTGGAGGTCGCGGAAATCGACGGCCTTACGCCGTTCACAGACGCAATGCTACGCGACGGCGAGGTGAAGATCGTGAATTTCTGGGCCAGCTGGTGCGCCCCCTGCCGTATCGAGCACCCTAACCTTGAAACCTTGGCGGATGAGGGCATCCCGATCTACGGCGTGAACTACAAAGATTTTGATGCCAACGCAGTCGCGTTCCTCAACGATCTTGGCGACCCCTACGCCGCCGTTGGCGCGGACCCGCGAGGGGATCACGCGATTGATTGGGGCGTTTACGGCGTGCCGGAAACCTTCCTAGTAGACGGTGACGGCACGATCTTGTTGCGTATGGCATCACCCGTAACGCAACGCGAATTGGCGAACCGACTGCGCCCAGCACTGGACGCAGCCTTAGCTAATTAG
- the ccmD gene encoding heme exporter protein CcmD, whose amino-acid sequence MMPDLGNYATEVMTAYALSVGLLVGLLALSLRRSRKVRAQLADVEARRDRANV is encoded by the coding sequence ATGATGCCTGATCTTGGAAATTACGCGACCGAAGTGATGACCGCATATGCGCTGTCAGTCGGGCTTCTGGTTGGCTTGCTTGCGCTTTCCTTACGTCGTTCGCGCAAAGTGCGTGCGCAACTGGCTGATGTTGAAGCCCGTCGGGATCGCGCCAATGTCTAA
- a CDS encoding heme ABC transporter permease encodes MSIWEYANPKKFIATTTPLVPWVMGLAIACLVVGLVWGFFFTPDDFRQGSTVKIIYLHVPSALMAINAWFMMLLASLIWLVRRHHVSALAARAAAPIGIVMTLIALITGAIWGQPMWGTWWAWDPRLTSFLILFLFYLGYIALWEAIEDPDTAADLTSVLCIVGSVFAVLSRYAVNFWNQGLHQGTSVPVATGERSVSDVFFVPLLICMVGFGILFLGLVLIRTRTEIRARRMKALEARMRS; translated from the coding sequence ATGTCGATCTGGGAATATGCCAATCCAAAGAAGTTCATCGCGACCACGACGCCACTGGTGCCGTGGGTGATGGGGCTTGCGATTGCCTGCCTTGTTGTTGGGCTTGTGTGGGGGTTTTTCTTCACGCCGGATGATTTTCGTCAGGGATCAACCGTTAAGATTATTTACCTGCACGTGCCATCCGCGCTGATGGCGATCAATGCGTGGTTCATGATGCTGTTGGCATCCCTAATCTGGCTGGTGCGCCGCCACCATGTCAGCGCATTGGCCGCCCGTGCTGCGGCACCCATCGGTATCGTTATGACGCTTATCGCATTGATAACAGGTGCTATTTGGGGTCAGCCGATGTGGGGGACATGGTGGGCATGGGATCCACGTTTGACGTCGTTTCTGATCCTGTTCTTGTTCTACCTCGGCTACATCGCCCTGTGGGAAGCGATTGAGGACCCTGATACCGCTGCTGATTTGACCAGCGTTTTGTGCATCGTTGGGTCCGTCTTTGCGGTACTATCGCGCTACGCCGTTAACTTTTGGAACCAAGGGCTGCACCAAGGCACCAGCGTGCCTGTCGCTACGGGCGAACGCTCTGTGTCGGACGTGTTCTTCGTGCCCTTGCTCATCTGCATGGTGGGCTTTGGCATTTTGTTCCTTGGCCTTGTGCTGATCCGTACACGAACAGAAATTCGCGCCCGTCGGATGAAAGCGCTTGAAGCAAGGATGCGGTCATGA